From the Mahella australiensis 50-1 BON genome, the window AAAACTTTAACATTCCTCCGTACCGACCTTTAATTCAAACTGTTTTATAACCTCAAGCGTCTTCGCTAATTCATCAGCCTGACCTATTGCTTTGTTAAGGAGTTCTTGTAACTCGCTAACATTGCTTGTTATCTTTGCGTTTATTACTTCCATACCTTCTCACCTCCTATGCTGTTTCACTGGTTTGGTTATCATTGATATTAAAGAAAATCGTCCAATCGAAATCTAGTGCCTGCGCTATTTTTTTTGCATTATTTACCGATGGTCTTGCTGAACCATTCTCTATTTTCGTTATCGTAGTTCTATCTACGCCAATCAATGCTGCAAGCTGCTCTTGAGTAAGACCTTTAGCGTTTCTTCTTTCTTTCAAAAGTGCTATTGCATCACTCATCATATATTTGCTGTGCATTTTCTTCACCTCTCTAAACATATTATAAGTGATGTTTCTTCACTTGTCAATAGCAAAAGTGAAATTTTTGCACTATAATTGATATGTGATATAAATTCACTTATAATTAAGTAAAGGAGTGAAAGATATGCTCTTTAATGAAATTATTAAACAATTAAGATTGGAAAAAGGATTAAGCCAAAAAGAAATCGCTAATGCAATTGGAGTCGATAGAACTACCTATAACAAGTACGAAACTGGTAAAAGTCAACCCGATTTCGATACAGTGCAAAAATTGGCTGATTTTTTTGGCGTTTCAGTAGATTACCTCTTAGGTAGGTCTGATACCCGCAATTCAGACGTCATTGAAGAGGCAATAAAGGATGATCCAGAATTG encodes:
- a CDS encoding helix-turn-helix transcriptional regulator, with the translated sequence MHSKYMMSDAIALLKERRNAKGLTQEQLAALIGVDRTTITKIENGSARPSVNNAKKIAQALDFDWTIFFNINDNQTSETA
- a CDS encoding helix-turn-helix domain-containing protein; its protein translation is MLFNEIIKQLRLEKGLSQKEIANAIGVDRTTYNKYETGKSQPDFDTVQKLADFFGVSVDYLLGRSDTRNSDVIEEAIKDDPELERIWNMLNNREEVRVMFKKIADLKPADVKRILKIIEIVEEEDSASRL